The following coding sequences lie in one Cannabis sativa cultivar Pink pepper isolate KNU-18-1 chromosome 5, ASM2916894v1, whole genome shotgun sequence genomic window:
- the LOC133037738 gene encoding uncharacterized protein LOC133037738, with product MASTTLRWNPLLPPKLKTHFLLPRTTPNHFNYSSNSPSNFLVVQAFRRNDFDGFAKRMASGEAWRDAWRTANDGFERFLFETKKTAERLDRRYDVSRRLSSVAQSAYSRAREIDRELEIGSRWRAFSVDFSRNLPRYRKQLSDFLDTPLGRGCATIFFIWFALSGWLFRFLIFATWVLPFAGPLLIGTFANSLVIKGSCPACKRQFAGYKNQVIRCTSCGNTVWQPKSGGGGGGGSGGGGIGDFFSGNSRGNNTSSKSGPEIIDVEFEEK from the exons ATGGCCTCAACAACTCTCCGATGGAATCCTCTACTTCCCCCAAAACTAAAAACCCACTTCCTCCTCCCCCGCACCACTCCCAACCACTTCAACTACTCCTCAAACTCACCTTCTAACTTCCTCGTCGTCCAAGCCTTCCGTCGCAACGATTTCGATGGCTTCGCTAAACGCATGGCCTCCGGAGAAGCCTGGAGAGACGCCTGGCGTACTGCCAATGATGGCTTTGAGCGATTCCTCTTCGAGACTAAGAAGACCGCCGAACGCCTCGACCGTCGGTACGATGTCTCTCGCCGCCTGAGCTCCGTCGCTCAATCTGCGTATTCACGAGCCCGGGAAATTGATAGAGAACTCGAGATTGGATCGCGTTGGCGAGCTTTTTCAGTGGATTTTAGCAGAAACTTGCCTAGG TACAGGAAGCAGTTGTCTGATTTTTTGGATACTCCATTAGGAAGGGGTTGTGCT ACAATTTTCTTCATTTGGTTCGCATTATCAGGATGGCTCTTCCGGTTTTTGATATTTGCAACATGGGTATTACCATTTGCTGGTCCTCTTCTCATTGGAACATTTGCCAATAGTCTTGTTATAAAG GGATCTTGCCCAGCTTGTAAGAGACAATTTGCTGGTTACAAGAATCAAGTGATACGTTGCACTAGCTGCGGAAACACAGTGTGGCAGCCCAAAAGTGGCGGCGGCGGCGGCGGGGGCAGTGGTGGCGGCGGTATTGGGGACTTCTTTTCGGGAAATAGCAGAGGCAACAACACATCATCAAAATCAGGACCTGAGATCATCGATGTAGAGTTTGAAGAGAAATGA